Proteins encoded by one window of Marixanthomonas sp. SCSIO 43207:
- a CDS encoding peptidylprolyl isomerase, with the protein MAILNSIRKRGIFLILIIALALFAFILSDILTKGSGPGKDQDTVAIVNGTEISRQDFMQQVEATQRNLGPNATTAQAMNMVWERELRSTLLAEQYEELGLTVEKEQLNSAMRQSLANNPQFQNELGEYDEALVQSYVSSIKGNPQLYGQWQDYIKNIKEAALQNMYINLVRGGLASTLAEGKQQYHFENDKINIQYVQVPYTKIADEDVSVSEEEIKQYISEHKSEYEVDKQIDIQYVFIAEEPSSEDIQAANDNVAALINDRVELNDTIVGFKNTTDDEGFVNLNSDQSYTDRWYFEKDLPQPIADTIPSMSKGDIYGPYQVGNSLNLSKVIAVEQLPDSVKSRHILIRYQGLQTASQDVTRSKEAAKKLADSLSTVINRDKSKFEALAAQFSEDNSNKDDGGDLGYVGPGRMVPAFNDFIFDNNEGTVGVVETNFGFHVAQVLEQKNRQRAVKIATVIKQIEPSESTINNVFSKATTFEVAAKKGDFEKVAEEQNLTARPVNKIGELDANIPGVGSNRSIITWGFEEETSVGDVKRFNTPGGYVIAQLTRKSPKGLMSVSEASSKVTPILRKKKKAEKIRQSISGSTLQDVASSQSVTLQTATAVTMANPIIPGAGSEPKVVGAAFGEKAGETTGLIDGEKGVYKVRVLAVNKAPELDNYASYVNQLNAANNAVNSKVYQALKKKADIEDNRAKFY; encoded by the coding sequence ATGGCAATATTAAACAGTATTAGAAAAAGAGGAATATTCCTTATTTTAATTATAGCATTAGCACTTTTTGCTTTTATTTTAAGTGATATTCTTACAAAAGGGTCTGGACCGGGTAAAGATCAAGATACCGTAGCAATAGTAAACGGAACTGAGATTTCTCGACAAGACTTTATGCAGCAGGTAGAGGCAACGCAACGTAATTTGGGGCCAAATGCAACTACTGCACAAGCTATGAATATGGTTTGGGAGCGTGAGCTAAGAAGCACCCTTCTTGCAGAGCAATATGAAGAGCTAGGGCTTACAGTTGAAAAGGAACAACTTAACAGCGCAATGCGACAGTCGCTAGCAAATAATCCACAGTTTCAAAATGAGTTAGGTGAATATGATGAAGCTTTAGTGCAAAGCTATGTTTCTAGTATTAAAGGTAATCCGCAATTGTACGGTCAATGGCAAGATTATATTAAAAACATTAAAGAAGCGGCGCTTCAAAACATGTACATCAACCTTGTAAGAGGTGGTTTGGCTTCAACATTAGCTGAAGGAAAACAACAATATCATTTTGAAAATGATAAAATCAACATTCAGTATGTTCAAGTGCCGTACACAAAAATAGCAGATGAGGATGTTTCAGTTTCAGAAGAAGAAATCAAGCAATACATATCTGAACATAAAAGTGAATATGAAGTAGATAAGCAAATTGATATTCAATACGTATTTATCGCTGAAGAACCTTCAAGCGAAGATATTCAAGCTGCAAATGATAATGTTGCAGCGTTGATAAACGATAGAGTTGAGCTTAACGACACGATTGTAGGATTTAAAAACACAACAGATGATGAAGGTTTTGTAAACTTAAACTCAGACCAGAGTTATACAGACCGTTGGTATTTTGAGAAAGACCTTCCGCAGCCTATTGCAGATACAATTCCATCGATGAGTAAAGGTGATATTTATGGTCCTTATCAAGTAGGAAATTCACTTAATTTAAGTAAAGTGATAGCTGTAGAACAATTACCAGACTCTGTAAAATCTCGACACATTTTAATACGTTATCAAGGTTTACAAACTGCTTCACAAGATGTTACTCGATCAAAAGAAGCTGCAAAAAAATTAGCAGATAGTCTTTCAACAGTTATCAATAGAGATAAAAGTAAATTTGAAGCATTAGCGGCTCAATTTTCAGAAGACAATTCAAACAAAGATGACGGAGGAGATTTAGGATATGTAGGTCCTGGTCGTATGGTTCCGGCTTTTAACGATTTTATTTTTGACAATAACGAAGGAACGGTAGGTGTGGTTGAAACCAATTTTGGTTTTCACGTAGCTCAAGTTTTAGAACAAAAAAATAGACAGCGAGCTGTAAAAATTGCAACTGTAATTAAGCAAATAGAACCTTCTGAATCTACAATCAATAATGTGTTTTCAAAAGCAACAACTTTTGAAGTTGCTGCAAAAAAAGGTGATTTTGAAAAAGTAGCCGAAGAGCAAAACCTTACAGCTAGACCTGTGAATAAAATTGGCGAATTAGATGCTAATATTCCGGGAGTAGGTAGCAACCGTTCTATTATTACTTGGGGATTTGAAGAAGAAACAAGTGTAGGAGATGTAAAAAGATTCAATACTCCGGGAGGTTATGTAATCGCACAACTTACTCGTAAAAGTCCTAAGGGATTAATGAGTGTTTCTGAAGCATCTTCAAAAGTTACTCCTATTTTAAGAAAGAAGAAAAAAGCTGAAAAAATTCGTCAGTCAATTTCTGGATCAACATTGCAAGATGTGGCATCAAGTCAAAGTGTAACATTACAAACAGCTACAGCGGTAACAATGGCAAATCCTATTATTCCCGGCGCTGGTAGCGAGCCTAAAGTGGTTGGAGCTGCTTTTGGTGAAAAAGCAGGTGAGACAACCGGTTTAATTGATGGAGAGAAAGGTGTTTATAAAGTAAGAGTACTTGCTGTTAATAAAGCACCAGAACTTGATAACTATGCAAGTTATGTAAATCAATTAAATGCTGCAAACAATGCTGTTAACAGTAAAGTGTATCAAGCATTAAAAAAGAAAGCAGATATTGAAGATAATAGAGCTAAGTTTTATTAA
- a CDS encoding GYDIA family GHMP kinase, producing MKKTFYSNGKLLLTGEYVVLDGAMSLALPTKYGQSLQVETVPTKGIHWQSFDENGILWYEDTFETSTFESVLKNKLSNTITNILEEARKLNPSFLTNKEGIIVKNNLTFPRNWGLGSSSTLINNIAQWAQVDAFKLLWNSFGGSGFDIAAAQNDSPVFYKKNNNTYAVQQVTLSWDFKDELFFVHLNQKQDSKEGINLYRKKSIDLKSIEKITDLTRKLLLCYTLSDFEKILQSHENCISDILNTPTVKENLFKDFPRVIKSLGAWGGDFILATGGIEEQEYFRKKGYQTIIPFKEMIL from the coding sequence TTGAAAAAAACATTTTACAGTAACGGAAAACTATTGCTCACAGGGGAGTATGTTGTGCTAGATGGCGCTATGTCATTAGCATTACCTACAAAATATGGTCAATCTTTACAGGTTGAAACCGTTCCTACAAAAGGAATACATTGGCAAAGCTTTGATGAAAATGGTATTCTCTGGTACGAAGACACTTTTGAGACATCAACTTTTGAAAGCGTTTTAAAAAACAAACTTTCAAACACCATTACCAATATTCTTGAAGAAGCAAGAAAACTAAATCCATCCTTTTTAACAAATAAGGAAGGAATAATAGTTAAAAACAACCTTACATTTCCACGCAATTGGGGACTAGGCAGTTCTTCTACACTAATTAATAATATTGCACAATGGGCTCAAGTAGATGCCTTTAAACTGCTCTGGAATAGCTTTGGCGGAAGCGGCTTTGATATTGCAGCCGCTCAAAATGACAGTCCTGTATTTTACAAAAAAAACAACAATACCTATGCTGTTCAACAAGTGACACTATCTTGGGATTTTAAAGATGAATTATTTTTTGTACACCTTAACCAAAAACAGGACAGCAAAGAGGGAATCAACTTATATCGAAAAAAAAGTATTGATTTAAAAAGTATAGAAAAAATTACAGATCTTACCAGAAAATTATTGCTATGCTACACACTTTCAGATTTTGAAAAAATACTTCAAAGCCATGAAAATTGTATTTCTGACATCCTTAACACACCGACTGTCAAAGAAAATCTTTTTAAAGATTTCCCAAGGGTAATAAAGAGTTTGGGAGCTTGGGGAGGTGATTTTATCTTAGCAACCGGAGGCATCGAGGAACAAGAATATTTTAGAAAGAAAGGCTACCAAACAATTATTCCATTTAAAGAAATGATATTATAA
- a CDS encoding hydroxymethylglutaryl-CoA reductase, degradative, translating into MAKPVTGFSKKTKTEKIDWLTQTYLSANPTAKQTLQKYWNTDTKLQKLHDDFIENTISNYYLPFGVAPNFLINGDLLALPMVIEESSVVAAASNAAKFWLSRGGFTAKVLSTQKNGQIHFDYFGNEQDLIIFFSEIKTILIESVSEIQKNMKKRGGGLLDIELISKTDALDGYYQLHCTFETLDAMGANFINSCLEQIAQTFEAKAESHPSFKSNNTTPEVVMSILSNYVPECLVEAEVSCPIEDLDQKDIKGNEFAKKFVRAVEIAKAEPRRAVTHNKGVMNGIDAVILATGNDFRAVEAGIHAYALKNGHYSSLTDARIENDTFIFSIQIPLAIGTIGGLTSLHPMTKFALQLLQNPNAKQLMQIVAVAGLAQNFAAIRSLVTTGIQKGHMKMHLMNILNQLDASEIEKNEAINYFKENTVSHSAVIEYVEKLRA; encoded by the coding sequence ATGGCAAAGCCCGTTACCGGATTTTCAAAAAAAACCAAAACAGAAAAAATTGATTGGCTCACGCAAACCTATCTCAGTGCCAATCCTACAGCAAAACAAACACTTCAAAAGTACTGGAATACAGACACCAAGCTACAAAAGCTACATGATGATTTTATTGAAAACACCATTAGCAATTACTACTTGCCATTTGGCGTAGCTCCCAATTTTTTAATTAACGGAGACCTACTTGCGCTTCCTATGGTTATTGAAGAAAGTTCTGTAGTTGCAGCTGCTAGTAATGCTGCCAAATTTTGGTTATCTCGTGGGGGCTTTACGGCAAAAGTACTTTCTACTCAAAAAAATGGTCAAATACACTTTGATTACTTCGGAAATGAGCAAGACCTAATCATTTTCTTTTCAGAAATAAAAACCATTTTGATTGAAAGCGTTTCTGAAATTCAAAAAAACATGAAAAAACGCGGGGGCGGTCTTTTAGATATTGAATTGATTTCTAAAACTGACGCGCTAGACGGTTATTATCAATTGCATTGCACCTTTGAAACACTCGATGCAATGGGCGCAAACTTTATCAATAGCTGCTTAGAACAAATTGCGCAAACTTTTGAAGCAAAAGCAGAATCACATCCATCATTCAAATCAAATAACACCACACCCGAAGTTGTTATGAGCATTCTATCAAATTATGTACCTGAATGTTTGGTAGAAGCAGAAGTGAGTTGCCCTATTGAAGACCTAGATCAAAAAGACATTAAAGGAAATGAGTTTGCTAAAAAATTTGTGCGCGCTGTAGAAATTGCAAAAGCTGAACCTAGACGTGCAGTTACTCACAATAAGGGTGTTATGAATGGTATTGATGCGGTGATTTTGGCTACGGGAAATGACTTTAGAGCAGTAGAAGCAGGAATACATGCCTACGCTTTAAAAAATGGCCACTACAGTAGTTTGACAGATGCTCGCATTGAAAACGATACTTTTATATTTTCAATACAAATCCCATTGGCAATAGGTACCATAGGTGGTCTCACTTCTTTGCACCCAATGACAAAGTTTGCATTACAACTTTTACAAAACCCAAATGCAAAACAATTGATGCAGATTGTGGCAGTAGCCGGCTTAGCTCAAAACTTTGCAGCCATTCGCTCTTTGGTAACCACCGGAATACAAAAAGGGCACATGAAAATGCACTTAATGAATATTTTGAATCAACTAGATGCTTCTGAAATAGAGAAGAATGAAGCTATTAATTATTTTAAAGAAAATACAGTTTCGCATAGTGCTGTAATTGAATATGTAGAAAAACTTCGCGCTTGA
- a CDS encoding S9 family peptidase, which produces MKKTAYTSLLLLFLTAVSSITAQQKNITLEDIWSGEFRAEYLNGLRSLDNGKEYSVLNRSRSGSTIDIYDYKTGKKVKTLVSSNTLSGIDQIISYEFSDDESKLLLATRLQQIYRRSSLGTYYVYDIDSKKVSLVSEEQIQEPTFTKDGSKIAYGKDNNLYVKNLQTGETTQITKDGEKNSIINGITDWVYEEEFAFVRAFDWNKTGNKLAYIKFDETDVPRFSMDVYGKELYPSQQVFKYPKAGEPNAKVSLHIYDLSSGKTNKIDLAGYNSYYIPRIKWTNEEDILSAQLTNRHQNTVDLVFVDAKNNSTKRILQEKDDAYVDITDNLTFLNNNSFIWTSEKSGWNHIYHYDKTGKLINQVTNGNWEVTNYYGFDQNTGRIYYQSTENGSINRDVYSILGSGKNKVRLTDRTGTNSAAFSADFTYFINTFHNTENPYVFTLHNAKNGKLIRVIEDNKALKTKVSSYNLSEKEFSTISVNGNDLNMYTIKPKDFDPNKQYPLFMYQYSGPGSQNVSNSWNGSNDYWHQMLAQEGYIIVCVDGRGTGLKGRDFKKVTQKELGKYEVEDQIAAAQKLSELPYIDASRTGIWGWSYGGFMSSNSLFQGADTFEMAIAVAPVTSWRFYDTIYTERYMTTPQENPSGYDENSPISHVEKLQGDFLLVHGSADDNVHVQNTTQLIEALVQANKQFDWAIYPDKNHGIYGGNTRLHLYNKMTNFIKENL; this is translated from the coding sequence TTGAAAAAAACAGCATACACCTCATTATTACTGCTTTTTCTTACAGCAGTTTCCTCAATTACAGCACAACAGAAAAACATTACTTTAGAAGACATATGGAGCGGTGAGTTTAGAGCCGAATACCTCAATGGATTACGGTCTCTTGATAATGGTAAAGAATACTCAGTCTTAAACCGAAGCAGGTCTGGTTCTACTATAGATATTTATGATTATAAAACCGGAAAGAAGGTAAAAACCCTTGTAAGTTCAAATACCTTATCAGGGATTGATCAAATCATCTCATATGAGTTTAGCGATGATGAAAGCAAATTGTTATTGGCTACTCGGTTGCAACAAATTTATAGAAGGTCTTCTTTAGGCACCTATTATGTTTATGATATTGACTCTAAAAAGGTGAGCTTGGTTTCAGAAGAACAAATTCAAGAGCCGACTTTTACAAAAGATGGAAGTAAAATTGCCTACGGAAAAGATAATAATTTGTATGTAAAAAACCTTCAAACAGGCGAAACAACTCAAATAACCAAAGACGGTGAAAAAAACAGCATCATTAACGGAATTACAGATTGGGTATATGAAGAAGAGTTTGCATTTGTTAGAGCTTTTGATTGGAACAAAACTGGTAATAAATTGGCCTACATAAAGTTTGATGAAACGGATGTGCCGCGTTTTTCCATGGATGTTTATGGTAAAGAACTTTACCCATCACAACAGGTTTTTAAATATCCAAAAGCAGGAGAGCCAAATGCCAAGGTTTCGCTTCATATTTATGATTTAAGTTCAGGTAAAACCAATAAGATAGACCTTGCCGGTTACAATAGTTATTATATTCCACGTATTAAGTGGACCAATGAAGAAGATATATTAAGCGCACAGTTAACCAACCGTCATCAAAATACAGTCGATTTGGTTTTTGTAGATGCAAAAAATAATAGTACAAAACGTATTCTTCAAGAAAAAGATGACGCTTATGTAGATATTACAGATAACCTTACTTTTTTAAACAATAATAGCTTTATCTGGACAAGCGAAAAAAGTGGTTGGAATCATATTTACCATTATGATAAAACCGGAAAGCTAATCAATCAAGTTACTAACGGAAATTGGGAAGTGACTAACTATTATGGTTTTGACCAAAATACAGGTAGAATTTACTACCAAAGTACTGAAAACGGAAGTATTAACAGAGATGTATATTCTATCTTAGGTTCTGGTAAAAATAAAGTGCGTTTAACAGATAGAACCGGTACAAACAGCGCAGCATTTAGTGCAGACTTTACATATTTTATCAATACATTTCACAATACAGAAAACCCGTATGTGTTTACATTACACAATGCAAAAAATGGTAAATTAATACGGGTAATTGAAGATAACAAAGCACTTAAAACCAAAGTAAGTAGTTACAACCTTTCTGAAAAAGAATTTTCAACCATTTCAGTAAATGGGAATGACTTAAATATGTATACTATTAAACCTAAGGATTTTGACCCAAATAAACAATATCCTTTATTTATGTATCAATATTCAGGACCAGGTTCTCAAAACGTATCTAATAGTTGGAATGGCTCAAACGACTACTGGCATCAAATGTTAGCTCAAGAGGGATACATCATAGTATGTGTAGACGGAAGAGGTACTGGTTTAAAAGGCCGAGACTTTAAAAAAGTAACACAAAAAGAACTAGGTAAATATGAAGTAGAAGATCAAATAGCTGCTGCACAAAAGTTAAGCGAATTGCCATATATCGATGCTTCTAGAACCGGTATTTGGGGTTGGAGCTACGGTGGTTTTATGAGTTCAAATAGTCTGTTTCAAGGAGCAGACACATTTGAAATGGCCATTGCAGTTGCTCCGGTAACAAGCTGGCGATTTTATGACACAATCTATACAGAACGTTATATGACCACACCTCAAGAAAACCCTAGCGGATATGATGAAAATTCACCTATTTCACACGTAGAAAAATTACAAGGAGATTTTTTATTGGTACACGGTAGCGCCGATGATAATGTACACGTTCAAAATACTACACAGCTTATTGAAGCTTTGGTACAAGCCAATAAGCAGTTTGATTGGGCTATTTACCCTGATAAAAACCACGGGATTTACGGCGGAAATACCCGTTTACATCTTTACAACAAAATGACCAACTTTATTAAAGAAAACTTATAA
- a CDS encoding peptide MFS transporter: protein MNTDVENLFKDKVMGHPAGLFVLFFTEMWERFSFYGMRVLLVNFLTMAAIGYNPGWEWTAANAGALFGTYAGLLYLTPILGGIIADKLTGYRWAVVIGALIMTLGHASMALETEASLYVGLALLVIGTGFFKPNITSIISEMYKKNPEKKDGAYTIFYMGVNAGAFFGMMLCGYLAERVGWSWGFGLAGIFMLLGTLQFWLSKNLFGKIGAKPTKQHEVELPQNINEKSTEQDLEDSEEKQNPFTLLDKVLIVITSLIGLGYLINDPLSKIGNINLFPYEAFGISGQIVTVLIGLLLFLVLVIRRISRYSKVVRDRMIAFVIFAFFTVFFWLSFEQGASSLILFARDNVDRVLSGNSAVIYNIVNILLTVVPLAIITYVLILLWKKTFKKIPGSNIVLVICFLGMWGLVGWMLNRDLSTTAYDVTYKAVEVQNTDEDGNTTTDYIPVTEDTNLKTGVTVVDRVTSISEPQDFAVGSTIKIINKDNEGTIFGYLNEEKLAFAKENAIAQGRDSGIVEATVTEVKDNQVEITVSWFSILNSFFIIAFASFFSKWWDSKYNPSAAAKYALGLIIMAIGFGLLAYGSHGITDGVKVSMIWLVFAYLFHTLGELCLSPVGLSYVSKLVPARMIALMFGMWYLAIAIGNKLAAVLGGQIENITEQYSLSTFFLIFTIVPAVAGVLVFALNPLLKRLMHGVR from the coding sequence ATGAATACAGATGTAGAAAACCTGTTTAAAGACAAGGTAATGGGCCATCCGGCCGGATTATTTGTTCTTTTCTTTACCGAAATGTGGGAGCGCTTTTCCTTTTACGGTATGCGTGTTTTACTTGTAAACTTTTTAACCATGGCAGCAATTGGGTATAATCCCGGTTGGGAATGGACAGCTGCCAATGCAGGAGCCCTTTTTGGTACGTATGCAGGTTTACTATATTTAACCCCTATTCTTGGCGGTATCATTGCCGATAAGCTTACAGGATACCGTTGGGCAGTTGTTATAGGTGCTTTAATCATGACTCTTGGTCATGCAAGTATGGCACTAGAAACCGAAGCCTCACTATATGTTGGTTTGGCACTATTGGTTATTGGTACAGGTTTCTTTAAACCCAATATCACATCAATCATTTCTGAAATGTATAAGAAAAACCCTGAGAAAAAAGACGGTGCATATACCATTTTTTATATGGGAGTAAATGCCGGGGCTTTCTTCGGAATGATGCTATGTGGTTACCTGGCCGAACGTGTTGGATGGTCTTGGGGCTTTGGTTTAGCCGGAATCTTCATGTTGTTAGGAACCTTGCAGTTTTGGCTTTCTAAAAATTTATTCGGAAAAATTGGAGCAAAGCCTACAAAACAACATGAAGTAGAACTTCCTCAAAATATAAATGAAAAAAGCACTGAGCAAGATTTAGAAGATTCTGAAGAAAAACAAAATCCGTTTACTTTACTAGATAAAGTATTAATAGTAATTACATCGCTAATAGGCTTAGGCTATTTGATAAATGACCCCTTATCAAAAATTGGAAATATAAACCTATTTCCTTATGAAGCCTTTGGTATTTCAGGTCAAATAGTAACAGTTTTAATCGGGTTGCTATTGTTTTTGGTGTTGGTGATAAGACGTATTTCAAGATATAGTAAAGTAGTACGAGATAGAATGATTGCCTTTGTGATTTTTGCCTTTTTTACTGTATTCTTTTGGTTGTCATTTGAACAAGGAGCATCATCATTAATTTTGTTTGCACGAGATAATGTTGATCGCGTTTTAAGTGGAAATTCAGCGGTAATTTACAACATAGTAAACATTCTTTTAACTGTTGTTCCGTTGGCAATAATCACCTATGTGTTAATTCTGCTTTGGAAAAAGACTTTCAAAAAAATCCCAGGATCAAATATTGTGTTGGTGATTTGTTTCTTAGGAATGTGGGGTCTTGTAGGATGGATGTTGAACAGAGACCTTTCAACCACAGCGTATGATGTGACTTACAAAGCCGTAGAAGTTCAAAACACAGACGAAGATGGAAATACCACAACAGATTACATTCCTGTAACAGAAGATACCAATCTTAAAACGGGAGTTACGGTTGTAGATAGAGTAACATCAATTTCAGAACCACAAGATTTTGCAGTAGGTTCAACTATAAAAATTATTAATAAGGATAATGAAGGAACCATCTTTGGATACCTTAACGAAGAGAAACTTGCTTTTGCTAAAGAAAACGCAATTGCACAAGGAAGAGACAGTGGTATAGTTGAAGCGACTGTTACCGAGGTAAAAGACAACCAAGTTGAGATTACCGTGTCTTGGTTCAGTATTTTAAACTCTTTCTTTATTATTGCTTTTGCTTCTTTCTTTTCCAAATGGTGGGATAGTAAATACAATCCTTCTGCAGCTGCGAAGTATGCATTAGGTCTTATTATTATGGCAATAGGATTTGGCTTACTTGCTTACGGCTCACACGGTATTACGGACGGTGTAAAAGTGAGTATGATTTGGTTAGTCTTTGCTTATCTTTTCCATACTTTAGGAGAACTATGTTTATCGCCTGTTGGGTTGTCGTACGTTTCAAAACTGGTGCCAGCTAGAATGATTGCACTTATGTTTGGAATGTGGTATTTGGCAATCGCAATAGGAAATAAACTAGCTGCTGTACTAGGAGGTCAAATTGAAAATATAACCGAGCAATATTCATTATCAACCTTCTTTTTAATTTTTACAATTGTACCAGCGGTAGCAGGTGTTTTAGTTTTCGCTTTAAATCCATTACTAAAACGACTAATGCACGGCGTTCGATAA
- a CDS encoding thioredoxin fold domain-containing protein, with amino-acid sequence MKKLILLLILLSAGTLTAQKINWMTMNEALAAQKKEPKKIFMDVYTDWCGPCKLLDRNTFSNKKVINFINENYYAVKFNAEGTEEITYQDFTYTNPNYKEGRKGRNATHFFADALKLRGYPSLVFFKADGSLIQAIPGYKTPEQLEIYLKMIANNDYKKLTSAEAWQEYQKNFKGTF; translated from the coding sequence ATGAAAAAATTAATACTACTTTTAATACTGTTATCGGCAGGGACACTCACAGCTCAAAAAATTAATTGGATGACAATGAATGAAGCATTAGCCGCCCAAAAAAAAGAGCCTAAAAAAATCTTTATGGACGTCTATACAGATTGGTGTGGCCCTTGTAAATTACTAGACAGAAATACATTCAGCAATAAAAAGGTTATCAATTTTATCAATGAAAACTATTATGCTGTAAAGTTTAATGCTGAAGGAACAGAAGAAATAACGTATCAAGATTTCACTTATACCAATCCTAATTATAAGGAAGGAAGAAAAGGTCGAAACGCAACCCATTTTTTTGCTGATGCATTAAAATTAAGAGGCTATCCAAGCTTGGTCTTTTTTAAAGCCGATGGAAGCTTAATACAAGCAATCCCTGGTTATAAAACACCTGAGCAATTAGAAATTTACCTCAAAATGATTGCCAATAACGATTATAAAAAACTAACATCGGCCGAAGCTTGGCAGGAATATCAAAAAAACTTTAAAGGTACTTTTTAA